In Cataglyphis hispanica isolate Lineage 1 chromosome 19, ULB_Chis1_1.0, whole genome shotgun sequence, the genomic window AGATCTGATAATGCCGAAAACTTCAACAGTCAACAGAGTGTGAACCTTTCCCGTATTTGGATCCGGTCGCAGCAATTCCAATGATTTGCCGCGGGAAACAAGGATCTCCTGCATCTTGCTGCCGGAGAAATTGCCATGTACCGCATGCGTGATGCCGGTGGCGCGTTGTAAAGTCAAATTGTACAGATACATTTTGACCggcgcttttttttcttcgttaatCGATCGGCGGAATTAAAGGAGGCTTACGCTCTCGATAAGAGTCGCCGAGCGTCCATACTGCAACAATACATACGCACTTTCGTACATGTATAAGAATTCGACATGATGTCGTCCGCCTAATCGTCTATATTCTCTGATCGAAACAAATTgttaaatcgaaaaataatgatagtaaACGAAGCGGAAGAACGTTAGGAATGTTCTTTTACCTCGATCGAGTATTCAACGTGACAACGCTCGACGATGCCTCCAGATTTTCTCGTCGTGACCAGACGCAGCCGAGTGAACCTGCCGCCACGACCGTTACAAGAAGACAGATCTTAGTTTACGCTTTCCGCCGGAAACGAAGCGCATTTCTTTTCGCGGCAAACGTCATATCCGGTGCGTACAAAATTTTACTCTTCTATTGGCAGTATCGTCGGTGTCATATTTGCACTAACCTAAAGGCTCATCCACATGAAGATACAGAATCATATCCATATATTACTCTAAAATTccctaaaagaaaataacagacAATGCATGTGTGAAGACATAAAGaatatcacatataataaagaatatattgtatatatatcatatttttataatttttttaaacgtaccaaaaataattttttgttgaagaaaagaagagaaagaaaaatatatatttattttatttccaatctagtgttaaaaaatagatatctataattaattcagttttttgtttttaacatCTATTAAAATCACAggtactatatatatgtatatatatgtatatgatgtgtgtgtgtattacaAGTTTTGtacaaacataattaaaatcgatataattctTATGAGAGATTAACTTTCGTGCAacgctttaaaaaatatcgtaattgTTAACTTCATTCACACATAGAAATCTATAGCGTCGCAATATGAGCAGAACTAAATTTCAAACTTCTTCATAGTTTTGATCGTGTTGCATCTTGTTCAAAAGTCCTTTTGGTTTCCGTCATCTCTCTATGCAAATCTTTTCTGAGTGGCTGTACATTAAGGATCTTGTTTTTATAGACCTCTGGTATTAAACATTCGAGAACAAAATGCGTAATAGCACCGGTGAATCCCCAGACACGGTATTTACCGCCCAAATAATTCGGCAAGGTGAGATTGACCTtacgaaaatatgtaaaactacATAGCTCGGGATCGGATAACTTTTGCAAACTGATCACGAATGCTTCATCCACTTCGTCATGATTGATCTCCAATTGCTCCGGCACCACCTCGCCAACGTAAGCCAGTATAGGCATTACATTGACATTTGTTTTGCCGATAAGATTCCCTGTAGTCCATACATCTATCTTCTCCTTGGGAATCTTCAGCTCCTCCCATGTCTCTCGCAGAGCAGTTTCCTGCAAGTCAGCATCGCTCTTGTCACGCATACCACCTGGGAAGGATgcctgtaaaatattttcttgagaaattcaaattttgtaaagtgATTatgttatgatataaatatatattttcttttaattataagaaagatatatttattagtaaataGTTAGTAAGTAGTAATTAGTAATTAGTaagtacataaatttaaaaaatatatatgttttttcacaatttttgttacttgtaaaaatattgaaaataaattatatatgtactgaCCTGTCCTCCACCAGATCTGAGCTTTATGGATCGTAATGTATATAAGAGACCAAGTTCTCCTTTGTAAGAGCATAATGGGATCAAAATGGCAGCTTCTGGAACATCCTTGTTACGCATCTTTGGAAACTGCATCGATCTGAATCTTTCGATACAAGTTTTACGATTGCTCTCTGACAACACCACCTCGGCCTTTAAAGCAGAGTTGATCATGTCGCCATGATGCTTGGACACTGTGGActtgatacaaaatatttataattaatcctacattaatatatatatatatatatatatatatatatatatatatatatatatatgcataatatcttatattatattatatgaattttaatattagtcTCTTCAATAAATTGGAAAGTTCTTTGtgcattgataaaaaaaaaaaaattttatggaaatttatttggaattaggatatttatttggaaaaatgaaaaaaaattgtaatttcaaatctatcattgaaattaaaattacaattataagacaatttgtatatttgaataagacacatattaaaaagaaaaagaaaattaaatattattttatatctaatttctataatataatatacaattttaaatataatgtcttGTCAAAAAgtgttttatttcaatattctgAACACTTTCtgaatgttaaaatttctttattctattattcgcgataaaacattttttttattgcagtaGTGAAAAGGCTAGTGAAATAAACATTGTGTGTTATAGCATATGTTGTAGaattcaaatgttaaataaaaatttcatattaaattttttattaactatatatatatatatatatatatatatatatatatatatatatatatatatgtaataatgcaAAGAGAATTACATATAGAAATTCATTGAATaactttttgtttcttgcGCCATTAGTAAAGATCGTAGTTGTACTTTTGACCTacttatgataaattatttagattggTTAGGTGGCAATGCATCTGATGCAACGCGTGTTATGTGGAATAAAAACTTTGgctttcaaaattcttttgtaaaatagcGGATGGACGATTGTCAAATACTCACGTATGCACGTAGCAAAGGACGCGTCGACGCCACGGATAGCTTCATTAATCAGCGAAATATTGTCACATAAATCACCAAGACCAGATTCGACCAGATTCGATGAAGACACCTTGATAAGAATCTTTTACATTTGACAGACGATACAAGAACAAGACGATGACGGTTGCGTTATAATTCGGGACACTTACTCACAGATGTCTCACGAcccagagaatttttttttataacataatatctataatatttctcttattatatatttagtatttatagaatatttttttattaactgttactatttttataagatacattttatttatttaatgtctgATCAGGATATACAACGATTGAAGTGTAAATATGAAGTTTtcactaaataaaatttgaatttttccgCTAAGCAATGTTTGAATTTCCGTTAACAAGTAAGGTGCGCATCTTCACTTAAATAACGTTTGAATCCCCGCTATGCAAGGTTTGAGTCTCTACTAATTGTAAACAACATTCGAGTCCTCGCTAAAGTAAGTGATTTTGAATCTCTActctaaatttttgtatttctcgtcgaataaaattaatttttactagtTAAATGTTCAttagaaaattgttttgtatatttatatgtatatatagttaattaaatcatatacatattatttcattttgctatttacttttcttttctttgattGATATATGTAGCCTGCAGGATTATAAtagatttcaaaattacatttacacgAATTCTTTGCACAttgtatatgcaaaaaattcatgtaaatgtaatattgaaatctaATTGAATTGaagtttaaattaactttttccaTGCAAGCATGTGAACTAtgtaaaaaactattatattattattatacaacaaTCCTGAATTTGTAATACTAAcctaatgtatatatatttttattctatcaatctaatttgtcatattttgcaattaatcaaATTGGTGGTAAGTAGGgatagtctctctctctctctttcttatttgaataaagtttatttaaaatttgtcatatttttcctagcatttttattttttaatattattattacatgcatACAATCTTCAAACACATGCaattcacatatatacatttacacaTTCATAcgcaatcaaattatattttaaatatcggcCTTATCACATATgcggtaaaaataaaagagcaaGTAAGCGTAATCATCGCAGTCACTGCTGTTTAACTTGGCAGTAACAATATGAAAATCATCTTTTCTTCCTTTAACCGCATCACACTTTTAGACTTTCTACATGTAAGATGAAACAAACTTAAGAGAAGTAtgttaaagagagaaatgtttgAGTGCAAAAAAAGTATAGATGTGcagttaaagaaagaaaaataaaaaagtgcagttttaattcaatgttatgatacagaatatatatttttagggGCTttggagaaataaaaaatatgataaaaaagtgAAACGGAAAAGGCAATGATGAACGGAATTGTGCTAGAAAGAGGCAAAAAACGTGCgaaaaaatgcagaaaaaaggaaaattgatCTGTCAGCCATTATCAGGTAAGCATATTCGAAATTTGTGCGGattttgataaagataattatatcgtgatatatttaatggaaCACAtaggtattaaaatattgcaaccTTTGATGCTAGGATGAGAGATTTCAGATatcctataatttaaaaagttcatTTCGAAAAAAAGTCGCCTTCTACAtccatttttaaagaaaacttcttttcaaattaatctGTCGGATTCCCCATCGATCTTTCGCGAGTAACGGGAAACAAGAGAAATGATCAAACATTAGAATTGGCTTCCCGCCACGTGACCTGACCACCGAGATTCTGCAGCCTCAGACTGTTGATCGGGCTGTCATCGCCCTCGTAGCCGGCATTCACATGTCCGGCTACCGATCCATGCCCCTCGAACACATCTTTGACAGATATCTGACTGCTACGGGACGGCCGGCCCTGGATTCCCAAAGGATTGCCAGCCACGCCGTAGATGTTATTCGCACCCAGGGTCTGCATCTGCGATTTCCGGCGTTGTGCCATTATGCTATTGCGCCTGCCCTCGAACGCCTTGAACGCCTCGGTGGTGCGTCGCGTCGACATGTTCCTCGGCAAACctggcaaatttttatttaattttgaatgttatttcgtttattttgCTTCGAATATAGTTTCTTTCTTTGGGGAGATGATACAAACCTGCGCCTTCGCTCATGCTAAAGAATCGCTGCCTGAAGGCTACGTCAAGCGTGTTGATCGCCTGCGTCTTCCTTCGACTTTTCTCCAGATTTCTAATCGTTTTTCGTCTACCGGGCCCACTGCCACTGCCCTCTTCGTAATCGCCCTCCATTCCGTCCAGTCTCTGTAAATCTCTCACTATTTCGACCGCGTGTTTTGACAGCAAGGCTTCTTCGGAAAGATCCTTTGTCTGCGAAAAAGATAACTTTTGTGTAATGACTCGAATGTATAAGttgttgcattaaaaatattaaaaatataatgtatgtgtgaataacaattacataagaaatgaaaaatatattctaaaaaagttatataagaaaatacaaatttgaaaaattaactcgaaatgtaaaatgtgtaaatttaaaatcagttaaaaataattagcatCAACTTATTTCTTCTATAGAGAAAATgttttccaaattatttttaaaacaaaattttaatttttaaatttatttaaaattgattgtgAAAGAATGACATATTATCTGTTGcaacgatttaataaaaaatgaacaagcataattttataaaatgaattatgaaTACCTTCTTGCAACAATCTAGGCTAGTGCTGGCCAAAATGTGGGCCAGCGTGCCGAATCGGTGGAACAACATTGCGGTGAATTGTATGACCAATATGAGCGCGAAGAAGAAGACGAAGACGAGACCGATCGGCTCGAGTTGCAAATACTCTTTCGTGATATGTACCTGCAAAATCGCTctcttgtaaaatatgttacaaCGCGCGACAAAGCATGCTTTTTTGGAAAGAAATGCCGGACGAAGATAAAATCTATTTGCTcgtttaattttgaagaaaaagagattgagatttttaaatttaattaatttacattattaagtttttttctgtattatttatttttgtattattgtattttatcaaattatttttgcgagCACAGTAATCGATCGATCGCCATCAGGCATTTTTCCTTTGTACAATCAAATATACAACAAATTCTGTTAGCGATTAAAAAATCCATAATCGTTGGTGCGTCTTTCGTGCGTGTTAAGATTAACACATctatgtacacatacatatatatatatatatatatatatatatatatatatatatatatatatatatatatatatatatgcttataaacaaaataagacGAGCTCGGGGGTTGAACACTGAAAGCATTCACCACGTTACATACATTAGTGGTGTTCGTCCACAATTGGCGATATGGTGCACATGTCAGAGTTAGACAcaacgaaagagaaaagagaaacgcAGATCCGAAAATCTATAGATCTGTAGATTCTTGCAAATCTGAGAGTCTGCGATTACAAGACTTTTGTACAAAGGCGGATTTATAATTTCGTTCgatgtcaattttttaataacaattatttttattataaaataatattaattttaatataataacattcttcaatcttaattataaaaatattaattttgataacaataacatattctagttttaataataattttttgtaatattaacgctaataattttttcaagtattgaataaaatttagattttcatTCAAGAATTATTAGCATCAAAAATCTTGATCAACATCCTCTGTCTCCAGATTATCGCGATTTAATCGCgtcatgtaattaaattaacgagagatttaatttaatttcatgaatCTCGACGAATTTAATGAGAAAAGGTAAACGGAAGTATATGTTATTGTGATATTCAGGCGACTAATTTCTGGTTATATTCCTAGTCAGAACCACGAGAAATCATCTCCCCCGCTATTCCGTTCCATTTCATTCGACCCGGGTGATGAGGGTGAGGTACCTGTGTGAGAATATTAATCGGAGATCCACGTGCTGTCAAACGAGCCAGTTGTGttaattacacaaaaaaatatatacatattgaatgGAGCAGGTGCAACGTCATCGTACCGAAGATATAATGATCGCTCCCAGTGCGTTAAAATTCTCGCAATTCAACAAACGGATTTTGAGTGAGGTAtctaatcaattaaaaatgagaaagaagatCTGAATGTTAGAatcatggaaaaataaaaaatttaggaattaaaattatagaaattaagtatctaaaatttaaaatcaatgatatatgttcgatattaaaaactccaatttctttaatcattttcattaattttttaaattttctaatttttccaagtttaatgattttgataaatctCAGCAAGATCTAgagaatcataatttaaagaaaattgcataTCACGAGAATCCTAGCGCATCGAGGGCGACTTCAACAGGGAACACCATGGCACCGCATTAATCCTTTTCCCCCGCCTTGATGCTTGGTGATCGGATACCTCCGAGGTCTCCTCGACGTAGGTGATGTTGGTCTTGACGCCGAGCGGCCAGATAACGTGCAGCTGATCCTTGTTCAGCTGTAGCAAGAATACGATCAGAACGAACAACGCATTGAACATTAGAAAGGCGAACACGCTCTTGTTGCGTAGCTCGATCAGATCGGCGGCGATGCGGGCCTGTGTTGCGTGGCGCAAATGCAGgggaaacagaaaaaaagaaagagacggTACGAGATTAGAATAGTAAAAGAAAAGCTCCGTCGATCAATCCATCGATATCCGTCGATCTCGTCGTTAACGATCCGCTCGATTTATTTTGTAGGTTTAAATCTagatttaaatctaaattctCTTAACAGATCGTCAACGATCTATATTCGCGATCGAGGACGTGAGGCGCCGACGGAGCTGGCTTTACCTCCATGGTGCTAGCGTCATAAGAGACGTTCGTCTTGATGCCGAATGGCCACTTGATGTGCAACAAATCTTTGTTCAATTGCAGTAGAAAGACGATCAGGACGAAGAGGGCGTTCATCATAAAGAATGCAAAGACGCTCTGGTCGCGTAGGTCCTTGAGATCTTTGGCGATTCTTGCCTGACAGCATGGCGtacattaattcaaatattgtacaagtatgtggaatataattaataaataataaaccttTTCTGAATAAGTGGAAATGCATCtcagtttataaaaaaacgatCTTTTCtagttttgaaattaaattattctttttttagaccattgattatcttttaatttttctaatcaaattttatcgcTAGGCGGCACATCGCTTTGCGATTGTTGAAAGATGCAAAATCTATAGATCTTTGAGATTTTGAATCCTCAACAATTGCACGATTGTCAAACGAGAGATTAATGCGCGAAATAAGTTGTCTAAAAcatgaagataaatatttgtggaaggtaaaatttatttcttcaccCTTGATCGACGATAGCTTGCAGTGAAAGACGTATTGTATCGCAAGAGAGCTCGTTTTGATCccgaaaatttattctacaagatcaaaattaattcatattgaaatattataattacatttctatataaaagtttttgaaaatataaatgcaaaatgaaattttttcataatatgcaAAGGAAAATACggattagatataaaatcgGCTACATTCAAAGATTAAACACATTCTGaatctcataaaataaatctctttcaaaattcttctttcaatttctctactctttataaaaattaaaaaaaaaattaaagatctcCATTTGTTTAAcacatttgattataaattattcctaagtaaaattgtaaatttgttttgaCACAGAAAGAATATGTGGATTagcaaagttaaaaaattagaagttcgaaattttatagaaaaaattaaattttcttcacggttcatttaattcttaaatatagaataaaaattatttagcaattacgttaaaataatcttcaataaagtttttaaaaatgattattagttaaaataaaaatattaagaaattgctTTGACGTGATTACGTCATATTTGGAAAAGATGTATGAATCAAGAgaattacacaaaaaaaattttacgaaacaaATACAAGTTCTTTCAATTAAAGGAATAGAAATTCAAACCAGTTTCAGAATAGTTTGCCCATCGCGCGTTTTACCTTCTCCGCCTTGTCCTCGTCGATCGGATAGAGATACTTTTCTAATAAATCCTTCCAGAACTGCTCCTCCTGTAGCGACAGCACATCTACTTCGCCTTTCTTCAGACCATCGTCGTTCAACCAGTACGGCCGCGAGAGGAAGTTGCTGCCATCGCGATTACCCTCGGTATTCAGACTCGTCACTGTTTCCGTATCGCTGGCCTCTTCATCCTCAGCCGGATCTTCGCCAATGGCGCCGAGATGGTCGGCGGTTCGCGATCCCACGGACGAGGCTCTCCTCCTTCCAGAGGAATGAGGATCCACCGCTCTACAAGAGAATCTTTTTGAAAGcgtccaaaaaaattttaaataatttagataaaattcatCAGGTTGATTGTACTTCAAATATGTAAACTCTTTAAGAGAAGAAtactttgattaaatatttcgcgataattTTTCGTCGATTCCAGAAAATGAGAGTTTGTCTCGTTTCTACTTCCATACCTCTCGATAGTCTCGAGCCTCTTGCCAAGCTGCTCGAGCGATTCCGCGATCGCCACAAGTTGCTGTTTCTCGGCGGACGGTTTGCCATGGGTGCAAAGCAAACACTTGAACAAACCGGCCAGAGATATCTCGATGGAGCCTTGATCGTCGTCGTTGGTACCCGCGCCATTCTGCAGAAAACCAAGCAGGGACTTCTGCTTGGCCTTGCGTTTCGCTTCTTCCGCCTCCCGTTTCTCTTGCTCGAGTTCCTGAATCGCACAAGTGGCAATGACAAACAAAAGTGAAGAGAGATGCGATTCTTGCTCAACGATTTTCtcgttaattttaatgtgagtctcattaattaaatagattgtgtataatacaaaagaatattaataatctaaacCCATTAACGATTTTACTTgtcagataaatattttattataatattataatcttatttttaattttaaaaagctggAATATTTACAGGGTATCCTGATAGTGCAGATTAGTAGTCGGTTAGTAAAGTGGACGATTAATTACCGCGCATGTTTCCTTCGTTTTAATCTCCCGCGTACCCCACGCGATGTTGTTGAGATTGCATAGCGCGTATATGATTAGTAGGATGTACGTCGACGGCATCGCCAGATAATAGATCACACCGTACAACAGGCAGCCGATCTCATACGGATGCAGGAGACCCGCGATTGCAAACTCGCCCACAATGAGGAACAAGAACCAAGCGGTCGGCGACATCACGCTCTCCTTCACGATATTTATCGCGGTGGCGACAATCACTGCTACCATCACGATGGCATACGCAGTGCTGATCACAGCGGCCACTATCACCTGCCGTTATCCCCATCAATCCttgtatatatgcgtgtatgtTAATTGTTTTCCGTTTTAAGATAAGCCGAAGTGTGATGACGAAGCGAATAGTTGCAGGATTATTTAATGCAGAAGCCTTCATGATTAGTTCCCAGGATGCAATCTGCTTTGGTTATGCATGGAGAACGTTATAGTTCAACATGTCGTTATACatctatgtaatatgtaaatgaagaaagaaatgatgcaaaaaaaaaaaaaaaagaagaaatcgaCAATCATTATGGACGAACCTTTTTGGTCTTTTTCGTTTGCACTTCCCTAGTACCCCACGATACAACGTTAAGATTGATGATGGAATATAATATGAGGAGCAAGTACATGGACGGGATGGACAATAGATATATGATGCCGGGCACGATGCACCAGAATTCTTGCGGATGCAGACAGGCTGCTATGAAGAACGAGCTTGACAGTGATATGAGGAAGATCGCCGACGGCGAGCCTATACCGTCCTCGCCGAGCTGTAAAGCCGTACCTACGATCACCGCCATCATGATCATCGCGTACGCCGTTGACAGGATCTGGGCGCACAAAAGCTGAAAACCACTCACTCTTAATTTCTCCCGACGCATCTTGAAGATAAGCTGTCAATTCAACAGTGTTGGCTTGAAAAAATCGTAAATACCAGAATTTTtccgtaaaaattattttctttttctggaCGGATTTAAAAGCGCTTtgcgatgtaaaaaaaattatttcttgatgtgatatttatagtaatttttttttcctgaaaattatatgagaggaatgatatatatttcagctCTTTTGAATGAATCCAAGTTCGATTTTCGCgctttgtgaaaaattaatgtattacgaTATATTGTACGTTAATTAAGAATATGAAGACACAAATTGTGAGCAAAAGAGACGAACACGCGCAACAAAAAGCAGACAACGTgcgtaaaaaatgaaaaaaaaatggataccTGCACATTTGCTTTGCATGTGAAACAGACGATCATGAAGAGCAAGATaggaataatattgtaatagaaGCTGGTCCAATTGTCGATCTTGAAAGCCGCCACGAAAGCTCCCACCAACATGAGGAAGATCGTGCCGGGTCCCAGAATTGTACCACCtgaatttagaatattttaaatatattttatgacagcaagtgaaaaatttttctaatgcttCTACATCTTAATATTCAATCgttcaaacaaatatataaatatttttatttttttaaattctcttttcaatTGAATCAACGAGCACTTACCCATCAGCAGGATCTGATAAGAGATGTAGGGCAGTGAGATATTGTCGTTGATCTTAATTGTGCGTTTCGCGTCCATCAACAGATCCATAATATTCGCGATCGTGGAGGGTACCCAGCGACGTCGTTGATTATAGAACTCGTTGAATCCTTCCGGTGCGTGAGTATAAGCGTCGCTCGCAGCCGAATATTCCACCTAAATATGACAATACAAACGGCATTGAAATcagtattataagaaaaatgaagcaatttgcgataaaaagcTACTAAACTGCTACTTACTCTGTACCCTCTTTGCAATAACAACGTGCATAACCAACGGTCCTCGCCCTGATCATATTGCACGTAGTGCCTCGCTTCGTCGGATTTGGTCGTGTATTTCTTCATCACGTTGTCGTCCATCAAAGCCTTGCCACGAAACAGCGAGAAGCATCCGGGACTGCAAAGTACGCAGCCGATCATATGCTCGGTAGCCTTCTGCAGCCAGTGACCAATTGCGTACTCAAACATCTGGTACCACACCATTGGTcctgcaaattttataaaaaatgtcataataattataaattaagtaaatgtaaaaattctcttacggatatttagttataattatatttagtaaacaataataaattctctacattttctatcgatattaatatagcTACATTGGAAGAAcgattatgtgtataataaattaaaaaagtatattaataattatacagatttaatttattattacgttttttttaatatcaacgaaatataattcataattgaattaattcaattcattttaatcaattgttACAAATAGACGTTCGTTTAAATTGCCAAAACATGATCTCACCAGAGCCGACTGGATGAATTCGACCGCATGCAGCACCCAAGTTCTTATTCTTCTTCATCAGGTCCACGAGAAGCTTTACCGCCGCTGGTTGGAAATCGATGTCGCCGTCGAGTGTCAACAGATACGTATTTTCGGCGATCACTTCTTTGCGATCGACGCTGATCGGTAATTCCATTAGTCGATGTCCGAGCAGATAATACATGTACATTACCTAAATAAGTAAAGGAAATCGAGAAATCAAGAACTTGAGAAATTTGAGAAGTTATAAAGTTAAGGAATCGAGAAGAATACTACTTTAattcttaacaaaaataacaaactttaagtttatttattaaattaaagtaattctaattttgaaattctaaagtcctaaaattaaaaatttctgaattCTAGTTTCATCTCAAGAGAATGGAAAACTCACTTGGCTCCATCGCTTCCTGTGTCGGATTTTGCTCTTATCCTTCAGATGAGCGATCATCTTCGTCTTCCCGGGGAGAGTCCATACTAGTCGTCCGCCGTAAGGAGTTGGATATTTTTTGGGCGCTCTCACATGCATCCTCGTTTTGTGCACATCCGACGCGGCCTCGTCCAACGTGCCGACCAAAAGTTTCACGAATCTATTTACCTGCGACTCATTTTCGTCATGATCCGACAGCTCGAACGCGTCGTCGAAGAATATGTgagctaaaaaaataacagatatttGTAAagcaacaatataataatcgacAAGTGCTAATAGCACAGTTTATTCGATCGATGATGAATTATCGTTCGCCAGCTCACTTTCGAATTCGTAGTAATCGGGATCGACGACCTTGAGATACTTCTGAGCGACGCGCCGCGCACACTGGTCCTCATCCAGGCGCAGGAT contains:
- the LOC126856592 gene encoding chitin synthase chs-2 isoform X4, with the translated sequence MAKNQHQNGVIPGGGTMSGPDDFSDGESTPLTQDYVGSQRTIVETKGWDVFRNPPLKTDSISGSMANQKCLERMVQVIKVLVYLLVFVIVLGSGVVAKGTILFMTSQLQRDRKIFYCNKQLDRENQYTVTLPEVERIAWIWCIIIAQSIPEFGALMRSIRMCIFKSFKKPQLSHFLLVFIMETFHVVGVSLMFMAVLPELDVVKGAMLTNCVCFVPGLLGLLSRNKSKDESKRFVLVLVDIAALAAQATSFVLWPLLENSKHSLWLIPVALFLVSCGWWENYVSTQSRIGLIRTLGRVKKEMRLTRYFTYMLMSIWKIVAFFISTILILHMKGENVGHLFSMLSSAFSEHKITVTSVKSIAGNLPDLSEIVTGDITEVVNADFSTPIYVLLLQIAGSYFAYIFGKFACKILIQGFSYAFPVNLTIPVSISLLIAACGLRNSDPCFFHGTIPDYLFYESPPPNFLNDFVSKQYAWVWLLWLLSQTWITLHIWTPKCERLAATEKLFVVPMYNSLLIDQSMGLNRRRDDQPEVKVEDLAEIEKEKGDGDYETIYEQTDGSTTPPSAVKSSDHVTRIYACATMWHENKEEMMEFLKSILRLDEDQCARRVAQKYLKVVDPDYYEFETHIFFDDAFELSDHDENESQVNRFVKLLVGTLDEAASDVHKTRMHVRAPKKYPTPYGGRLVWTLPGKTKMIAHLKDKSKIRHRKRWSQVMYMYYLLGHRLMELPISVDRKEVIAENTYLLTLDGDIDFQPAAVKLLVDLMKKNKNLGAACGRIHPVGSGPMVWYQMFEYAIGHWLQKATEHMIGCVLCSPGCFSLFRGKALMDDNVMKKYTTKSDEARHYVQYDQGEDRWLCTLLLQRGYRVEYSAASDAYTHAPEGFNEFYNQRRRWVPSTIANIMDLLMDAKRTIKINDNISLPYISYQILLMGGTILGPGTIFLMLVGAFVAAFKIDNWTSFYYNIIPILLFMIVCFTCKANVQELEQEKREAEEAKRKAKQKSLLGFLQNGAGTNDDDQGSIEISLAGLFKCLLCTHGKPSAEKQQLVAIAESLEQLGKRLETIERAVDPHSSGRRRASSVGSRTADHLGAIGEDPAEDEEASDTETVTSLNTEGNRDGSNFLSRPYWLNDDGLKKGEVDVLSLQEEQFWKDLLEKYLYPIDEDKAEKARIAKDLKDLRDQSVFAFFMMNALFVLIVFLLQLNKDLLHIKWPFGIKTNVSYDASTMEARIAADLIELRNKSVFAFLMFNALFVLIVFLLQLNKDQLHVIWPLGVKTNITYVEETSEVHITKEYLQLEPIGLVFVFFFALILVIQFTAMLFHRFGTLAHILASTSLDCCKKTKDLSEEALLSKHAVEIVRDLQRLDGMEGDYEEGSGSGPGRRKTIRNLEKSRRKTQAINTLDVAFRQRFFSMSEGAGLPRNMSTRRTTEAFKAFEGRRNSIMAQRRKSQMQTLGANNIYGVAGNPLGIQGRPSRSSQISVKDVFEGHGSVAGHVNAGYEGDDSPINSLRLQNLGGQVTWREANSNV